GGCGCCGCGGTGGTTGCCGGGGTGGGCGAGGCCCTGGTCACCCTGGGCGCGCGCCCGGCGGAGCCCGGGGAGTTCACCCGCCGCGCCGTGCTGAACGGCCGCATGGACCTGACCGCGGCCGAGGGGGTGATCGACCTGATCGAGGCGGAGACGGCTGCCCAGGCCCGGCAGGCGCTGGGCCTGGCCGCTGGCGGCCTGGCCGTGCTCTGCGCCGACTGGGCGGGTCGTCTGACCGGCCTCCTCGCGCGGCAGGAGGCCCTGATCGAGTTCGAGGACGAGGGTCTGCCCGCCGGGCTGGACGCCGGGGTCGCCGACTCCGTCGCCGCCCTCGCCACCGAGATGGCGGAGCGGCTGGCCGTCGACAGGGGCGGGGAGCGGGTGCGCACCGGGCTGGACGTGGCGATCCTCGGGGCGCCGAACGCCGGCAAGTCCTCCCTCCTGAACGCGCTTGTCGGGCGAGAGGCGGCGATCGTCTCCGCCCGGGCCGGCACCACCCGTGATATCGTGGAGGCCCGCATCCTCCTCGCCGGACTCCCCGCCGTGCTGGCCGACACGGCGGGCCTGCGGGAGGCGGGCGATGAGATCGAGGCCGAGGGCGTGCGCCGCGCCCTGCACAGGGGCGAGGCGGCCGACATCCTGCTGGCGGTACTGCCCTGCGACGCGCCACCGGATGAAGCGACCCTGGCCCTGGTCGCGCGGCGGGACTGCATTACCGTGGCGTCGAAGGCCGATCTCGGCGGCGCGGTGCCGCAGGGCGCCGTGGCCGTCTCGGCGCGAACGGGGGAGGGGCTTCCGGCGCTGCGCGCCCGGTTGGAGGAGGCCGCCGCCCGCCTCGCCCCGTCCTCCTGTGCCGCGCTCCTGGCCCGCCCCCGCCACCGGGCCGCGGTGCAGGACGCGCTGCGCTGGCTGGATGAGGCCCGGGCGGCGGCCTTGCCGGAACTGCGCGCCGACGCCCTGCGTGAGGCCCTGCAGGCGCTGGGCCGGCTCACCGGCCGGGTCGGCGCGGAGGCCGTTCTGGACCGCGTCTTCGCCGAGTTCTGCATCGGGAAGTGACCCCGCCCGGCGGTGGCGGTATAGCCGCCCCATGGGGCGCGTTTTCGATGTGGTGGTGGTGGGTGGCGGGCATGCCGGGGCCGAGGCGGCCGCGGCAGCGGCCCGTTGCGGCGCCCGCACCCTGCTCCTCACCCACCGGCTGGACCGGCTGGGCGAGATGTCCTGCAACCCCGCCATCGGCGGGGTGGGCAAGGGCCATCTGGTGCGCGAGGTGGACGCGCTGGACGGGCTGATGGGCCGGGCGGCCGATGCCGCCGGCATTCACTTCAAGCTCCTGAACCGCAGCAAGGGGCCGGCGGTGCGCGGCCCCCGCGCCCAGGCGGACCGCGCCCTCTACCGCGCCGCGATCCAGGGCCTTCTCCGCACCACCTCGGGTCTGACCTTGCAGGAGGGCGTGGCGGAGGCGCTGGAGCGGGACCGGGACGGTGGCATCGCCGCTGTGGTGACGGGGGAGGGGGAGCGGATCGGGTGCGGCGCCCTCGTCGTCACCGCCGGCACCTTTCTGCGCGGCGAGATGCATCTCGGCCCGGAGCGCCTGCCCGCCGGCCGCCACGGCGACCCGGCCTCGATCGGCCTCGCCCTCGCCCTCGCCGCCCTAAACCTGCCGGTGCGCCGCCTGAAGACCGGCACCCCGCCGCGGCTGGACGGCCGCACGATCGACTGGGCGGGGATCGACGCCCAGCCCGGCGACGACCCGCCGGAGCCGCTCTCCTGGATGACGGAGCGGATCACCAACCCGCAGGTGGTCTGCGGCATTACCGCCACCGCGCCGGGAACCCACGCCATCATTCGCGCCTCCCTCGACCGGGCGCCGATCTACACCGGCCAGATCCAGGGGGCGGGGCCGCGCTACTGCCCCTCGATCGAGGACAAGGTGGTGCGCTTCGCCGAGCGGGAGCGGCACCAGATCTTCCTGGAGCCGGAGGGGTTGGACGACCCCACCGTCTATCCCAACGGCATCTCCACCAGCCTGCCGCGCGAGGTGCAGGAGGCCGTCATCGCCTCCATCCCCGGCCTGGAGCGGGCCCGCATCCTCCGCCACGGCTACGCGATCGAGTACGATCACCTCGACCCCCGCGCCCTGCGCCCGAGCCTGGAGGTACGGGCGGTGCCGCGCCTCTTCCTCGCCGGGCAGGTGAACGGCACCACGGGCTACGAGGAGGCCGCCGCTCAGGGCCTGCTGGCCGGGGTGAATGCGGCGCACCGCGCGGGCGGCGGGACGGAGCCGCGCGTGCTCCTCCGCACTGAAGCCTATGCCGGGGTGCTGGTGGACGACTTGGTGACGCAGGGCGTGACGGAGCCCTACCGCATGCTCACGGCCCGCGCCGAGCACCGCCTGCGTCTGCGCGCGGACAATGCCGGCCTGCGCCTGACGGAGCGCGGCCTGGATTGGGGCTGCGTCGGGCCGGAGCGGGCCGCCCGCCACCGCGCCTTCGCCGCCGCGACCACCGCCGCCCTGGCCCGCGCCCGGGCGGAGACCGCAACCCCTGCGGCTCTCCTCGCCGCCGGCCTGCCGGTCAACCAGGATGGCATTCCCCGGACCCCTCTCGAGGTCATGGCCTTGCCGGCCGCGCGGGGGACCGCGCTGGAGAAGGCCTTCCCATGGTTGCGGGATCTCCAACCCGGGATTCTTGCGCAGCTGGAGACCGAGGCCCTTTACGCGCCCTACCTCGCCCGGCAGGCCGCCGAGTTCGCCGCACTGGAGCGCGAGGAGCGCCTCCGCATCCCCGAGGACGTGGACTTCGCCGCCATCGCCGGCCTCTCGACCGAGATGCGCCAGCGCCTCTCCGCTGCCCGCCCCGCGACGCTCGGCGCCGCCAGCCGCGTGCCCGGCATCACCCCGGCGGCGCTGGTCGCGCTCGCCGGCCACCTCCGGCGCGGCGCTTCCCTCGCGCGGGCGGGCGCGGCGTGAGGGCGCCGGACCCGACCGTTTCACGTGAAACGGAGGCGCGGCTGGACGGGTTCCTGTCGCTCCTGCTGCGCTGGAACGCCCGCATCAACCTTGTGGCCGAGCGCGACGCGGAAACGCTCCGCGCCCGCCACGTCGCCGATTCCCTCCAGCTCCTCCCCTTGCTGCCGGTGGGCGACGGAGAGGCGGCCGATCTCGGCTCCGGCGGCGGCTTCCCCGGCCTCGTCCTCGCCATCGCGAACACCGCCCGCCCCTGGAACCTCGTGGAGTCCGACCGCCGCAAGGCCGCCTTCCTCACGGCCGCCGCCGGCGAGCTCGGCCTCGCCCATGTCCGCGTCCACACCCGGCGGATCGAGGCCGTAACCCTCCCGCCCCTCGCCCTCGTCACCGCCCGGGCGCTCGCGCCCCTGCCGCTCCTGCTGGGCCACGCCGCCCGGCTCCTTGCCCCCGGCGGCACCGCCCTTTTCCCCAAAGGCCGCAGCGCGGCCGCCGAACTCGCCGCCGCGGAGGCGGAGTGGACCATGCACACCGAGCGCTTCGAGAGCCGGACCGAACCCGGCGCCACCATCCTTCGCATCACGGAGCTCCGCCGTGCCGAGCGCTGAGCGGGGGGCCGCTGACCGGGGGGGCGCCGGCCCGCGCCGCATCGCGCTGGCCAACCAAAAGGGCGGCGTGGGCAAGACCACAACCGCCATCAATCTCGCGACCGCGTTGGCCTCCACCAAGCGCGTGCTGCTGCTGGACATGGACCCGCAGGGTAATGCCTCCACCGGGCTCGGCGTGCCCCGCAATGCCCGCGGCGCGGGCAGCTACGCCCTGCTGGTGGGGGATCGTCCCCTCGCCGACCTGATCCGGCCCAGCCAGATCCCGGGCCTCGACCTGCTTCCTGCCGACAACGACCTAGCGGGTGCCGAGATCGAGATGGTGGGAATGGAGGACCGGGAGCGCCGCCTCGCCCAGGCCCTCGCCCGAGGCGGTCCGGCCCTTTCGCGCTATGACTACCTGCTGATCGACTGCCCACCCTCGCTCGGCCTGCTCACCCTCAACGCCCTGGTGGCCAGCCAGTCCGTGCTGGTCCCTCTGCAGACCGAGTTCTTCGCGCTGGAGGGCATCTCGCAGATGACGCGCACGGTGGAGAGGGTAAAGCGCCTGAACCCGGCGCTTGCCCTGGACGGAATCGTCCTGACCATGTTCGATCGCCGCAACAACCTCTCCGAGCTCGTCGCGCGCGACGTGCGGAGCTTCTTCAAGGACCGGGTGTACGACACGGTGATCCCCCGCAACATCCGCGTCTCCGAGGCGCCCTCCCACGGCCTCCCCGTCATCCTCTACGACGTGCGCTCGGCCGGCTCCCAGGCCTACATCCAGTTGGCGGCGGAGCTCCTGAAGCGCGATCGGGCCCGTGCACGGGCACAGAAAGCGGACGCCAAGCCCGCGGGGGCCACGAAGTGAGCCGCAAGCCCACCCGCCTCGGCATGGGCCTCTCCGCCCTCCTCGGCGACGAGCCCGCTTCCGCCGCCGCCTCCGCCGTACCGCAGAGCCTTCCCGTGGAGGTGCTAGAGCCCGGCCCGTTCCAGCCCCGCGGCCCCATGGACCCGGAAGCCCTCGCCGAGCTCGCCGCCTCCATCCGGGAGCACGGGGTCCTCCAGCCCATCCTCGTCCGCCCCAAGCCCGGCGCCGGCGGCCAGTATGAGATCATCGGCGGGGAGCGCCGCTGGCGCGCCGCCCAGGCCGCCCGCCTGCATGAGGTGCCCGTGGTGGTGCGGGAGATGGACGACCGCGCCGCCATGGCCGCCGGCCTTGTCGAGAACCTGCAGCGCGAGGACCTGAACGCGCTGGAGGAGGCCGAGGGCTACCGCCGCCTGACCGAGGAGTTCGGCCTGAGGCCGGAGGCGCTCGGCAACGCCGTCGGCAAGAGCCGCAGCCACGTCGCCAACACCATGCGTCTGCTGGGCCTGCCGCCCTCCGTGCGCCAGATGCTCGGCCGGGGCAGCCTCACCGCTGGCCACGCCCGTGCCCTGCTCACCGCGCCGGACCCGGTGCGCCTGGCCGAGCAGGTCGTCACCCGCGGCCTCAACGTGCGCCAGACCGAGGCCCTGGCCGCCGCGGGCGAGCGCCCCCGTGCCGGGCGCCGGCAGCCGGACGCGGACACGCGCGCGCTGGAGCGCGAGCTCTCCGAGCGGCTGGGCCTGCGAGTGGCCATCGAGCACGGCGGCCGGGGCGGCAAGGTGACGATCTCCTATCGCGACCTCGACCAGCTCGACGGCATCGTGCGGCTGCTGCAAGCGTGAATGCCGAACCGGTCCCAGGGAGGGGAGGAGTTCTCCCCCTCCTCTGAGGCCGCCCCTCATCGCGGTCACCTCGGCCGTGGGAGGCAGAGCCGACGACCCGTGCCGGCCCGGCCGTTCGATGTCGGGGCCCGGCCCCGGGATCCGGAGGAAGCATCTCCGGTGCGGCGCGATCCACAGGACTCAATCTTCACTAGGGCGGGCAGGGTGACGTGCTACCTCCCCCGCCACATCACGACGGGGTGCGAGAGCATGGCAGGCAACCGAAAGAACCCGCGGGCACGGGTGAGCGGGCCCGTGACACCGCCGAGAACAGTGGCCCCCGCGGCGCCCCCGCCGCCTTCCTCCCCGCCGGGCCTCTTCGGCGTGTCCTGGCCAGTCCTGGCCGCCGGTGGCGTGGGGCTGGTCCTGCTGGCCGTCGGCTGGTCGCTGGCCCTCTCTCGCGGCGCCGGGCTGGAGCGCGCGGAGGAGGCCCGCCGGATCCAGGTGGCGCGGATCACGGAGCTGGAGGGCACGCTGACGCAGGAGAGGCGGACGGCCGGAGACCTGGCGGCGTTGACGCAAAGGGCCGAAGCGGCCCGGGCGGCAACCGCGGCGGCGGAAGGGCGCGGCCGGGAGATGGCCACCTCCATGACGCAGGCGGAGGCGCGGGTGGCGGAACTCGGCAGGCAGGCGGAGGCCGCGCAGGGCCGGGTGGCGGCGCTGGCCGCGGAGGCCGAGCGGGCCCAGCAGGCACTGGCGGAGCGCCAGGCCGGCGCTTCCCGGGAGACGACGGCGCTGGAGGGGAGGCTGTCCGCGCTGCGCGGGCAGGTGGGCGAGGCGGAGCAGCGGCTGGCCGGGCTGGCGCAGCAGGGCGAGGCGGCGCAGGGCCGCGTCGCCGCGCTGGCAGCAGAGACCGAGCGGGCGCAGGGGGCACTCGCGGAGCGGCAGGCCGGGGCGGAGCGGCAGACGGCCGAGGGCGAGCGGCGGCTGACCGCGCTGGGTGCGCAGCTGAGCGAGGCAGAGACGGCGCTGCGGGCCCGGCAGGACGCGGTGGCCGAGGCGGAGCGGCGGCTTGCCGCACTGCAGGCCGAGACGGCCGCGCTGGACCGGCGCCTGGCCGAGCATCAGCGGGCGGAGCCTTCTCCCGCTCCGTCCACCGACGGGACTGCCGGCGCCGCTCCATAAGAGCACGCCTCAACCCTGCGCCAGGATCCCTTCCCGGCGCAGGGATCTGACCTTGTCCGGGGTGGAGCCGGCCTCGGGACTTGTCCCCGGATTGCCGGCCGGGAGGATCTTCCAGCTGCTCCATCGTGCCCGGGCCGTGGTTCGCCGGCACCACGTCGGGTCTCCGCACCGGTCGTCACCGGCGCCACCCCTCATCACATCCGTGCCCAGGTCGGCCAGCAGCAGGCCCGCGCAGGATCCCTTGATGATGTGGGAGAACCCGAGGACGCGTAGCCCCTCCGGCGCCGACGCTTAGGCCGCCACCTCGTTGCCCCCTGGGCCGCCCGCCTACGGAAGCCGCGCGGGCTGCCGCCGCGCACCAGCGCAGTGGGCAGGCGGTGCCCGACGATGCGCTCCGCCAGGTGCCCGGCCTCGATCAGCGCGTCCAGGTCGATCCCCGTCCCGATCCCCAGCTCCTCGCAGAGCAGGGCCAGTTCCTCGCTGGCAATGTTGCCCGGCGCGCCCTCGTGCGCGGGGAAGGGGCAGCCGCCGAGGCCGCCCACGGTCGCGTCGAAGCTCGCCACCTCCATACGCAGCCCGGCATGGGCGTTGGCCACGGCCAGGCCGCGCGTGTCATGCAGGTGCAGGGTGATCTCCGGCTCCGGCTAGTGCGAGTGAACCTCGCCCACCAGCCACTCCACCTGGGCCGGGTTGGCCCAGCCCGTGGTGTCGGTGAGCGAGAGGCGCGTGATCGCCACCCCGGCCTCCGCGGAGACGGACATCCCGTCCGCGATCGCCGTGAAGACCTGCTCCGGCGTCACGGCGCCGGAGAAGTTGCAGCCGAAGGCCGCCATGATGCCGATCCGGTTTACGGAAGGCTCACGGCCAGGTGCGCGGCCGTCTGCTTGCGCATCGCCTCCACCTGCCCGGCGCGGTCGCGGTTCAGGTTCCTGCGGGAGAAGGCCTCGGAGGCGGAGAGGGAGATGGAGCCCGGTCAGGTGCAGCCGGTCCCGGAAGGCCAGCGCCCGCTCCAGCCTCGCCGCGTTGAACAACAGGGCCGTGCAGGCCCCCCCCGGCCGCGGCGCGAAACCCGCCACCACGGCCTCCGCATCCGCCCAGCCCGGCACGAGCTTCGGCGAGACGAAGGCGGCCACTTGGATGCTCTTCAGCCCCGTCGCTGCCGGCGCGTCGATCAGCGCGACCTTTTCGGCGGTCGTGATCGGCCCGGGCTCGATCTAGAAGCCCTCGCGGGGACCCTCCTCTTCATGGAGACGCAGCGGGGCAGGTCGGTCACGGGATGGATCCTTAGGACGCGAACCCGTTCTATTCCAAAGAACGTCCGGTCAATCCACCGGATGTGGCGATGACGGACCCGGTGATTAAGCAGGATGGGCCATGCGCGCCCGGGCGGCCCCGCCGCGGGCGCTGGACGGCGACGCCGCGGCGTCCCGGAAGCTCCCGTGAAAACAATCCGGTGACCTCCCTTCCCCCGGGCGGCCCGCGGCGTTGTTCCCTCTCTCGACATGAAATGGAAGAACCGCCCCCATGTGCGACGTGCTCGTCCTGGAGGATGACGACCTGGTGCTGGACGTGATGGTCCAGGCACTGGAGGATGCCGGTTACGCCGTGCGGATGGCCGAGCACGGGGACGAGGCGCTGGAACTCCTGGCCTCCAATCCCTGCCGCCTGATGCTGAGCGACATCAACCTCGGCGAGCCCATGAACGGGTTCGACGTGGTGGAGCGGGCCCGGGCCGCGCAGCCGGAGCTGCGGGTGATCTACCTGTCCGGCATGCCCTCCAACTGGGCGGGCCGCGCCTTCGACGAGCGGACGCGCCGCCTGAACAAGCCCTTCAGCTTCGATGAGCTGCTGCGGGCCATTCAGGAGATGGGCGTCTGGCCGAGCCAGCCGCCCGCCCTGGGCCTGGAGCGGAGCTCCTTCTGATCCCCGGGCGGAAAGGGCTCCCCCTACTCCGCAGCCACCATGGCGGACGCCTTCTCGGGCGCCTTCTCAGGCATCTCCGGTCCCATCCCGCGCCGGTGCAGCCAGGACAGCGTGTGGTACACCGCTTTGAAGGACAGGATCGGCAGCACCGCGCGCGGGTCGCCGAAGCGTCCGCCCGCCAGGTTGCCGGCCAGCATGTTGATGATGCCGTCCCGCATCCACAGCGTGTTCTTCGGCGCCATGAACAGGCTGCGCATCACCGGGTCGTTGATCCGGTAGATGAGCCAGCCGATCCGGTCCATGGCCCGCGCCAGCTCCGTGTTCACCGCGCGGCAGGCGGCGGCGCCGCGCACGGGGTCCTGCAGCCAGGTCTCCGCGGCCTTCGCGCCCAGCTCCCCCGCTGTCATGGCCATCAGCACGCCGGTGGAGAACATCGGGTCCACGAAGCCGAACGCGTCCCCGATCATCAGGTAACCCTCCCCGCTGCCTGAGGTGGCGCGGTAGGAGTAGTTGGCGGTGGAGTAGATCTCGCTGGTCATCGTCGCCCCGCGCGTGCGCGCGGAGACGGTGGGGCTGCTCGCGATGCGCTGCATGAACAGCTCCTGCGCCGTCCCCTTGCGCCCCTTCCAGGCCGCCTGGTTGCCCACGAAGCCGATGCTCATCACGTCGCCCGGCAGCGGGATGAGCCAGAACCACCCGTCCTCGGCCAGGTGGATGGAGATGTAGCCGTCCAGCTCGCCCTCGCGCCGCTCCACCCCCGTGAAGTGGGCGTACATGGCGGCGGTGTTGTTGTGCTTGTTGCTCTCCTTCAGCCGCAGCTTGCCGGCCAGGAAGGTGTCGCGGCCGGAGGCGTCCAGCACGAAGCGCGGGCGGAAGGTCAGCGCCACGCCCTCTTTCGTCCGCGCCGTCACGGTGGAGCGCTC
This genomic window from Pararoseomonas sp. SCSIO 73927 contains:
- the mnmE gene encoding tRNA uridine-5-carboxymethylaminomethyl(34) synthesis GTPase MnmE, producing the protein MDTIFALATAPGRAAIAVMRLSGPGSRAVLEKVAGRVPPARRAALRRLRAPGGAVLDEALVLWLPGPASYTGEDSAELHLHGGAAVVAGVGEALVTLGARPAEPGEFTRRAVLNGRMDLTAAEGVIDLIEAETAAQARQALGLAAGGLAVLCADWAGRLTGLLARQEALIEFEDEGLPAGLDAGVADSVAALATEMAERLAVDRGGERVRTGLDVAILGAPNAGKSSLLNALVGREAAIVSARAGTTRDIVEARILLAGLPAVLADTAGLREAGDEIEAEGVRRALHRGEAADILLAVLPCDAPPDEATLALVARRDCITVASKADLGGAVPQGAVAVSARTGEGLPALRARLEEAAARLAPSSCAALLARPRHRAAVQDALRWLDEARAAALPELRADALREALQALGRLTGRVGAEAVLDRVFAEFCIGK
- the mnmG gene encoding tRNA uridine-5-carboxymethylaminomethyl(34) synthesis enzyme MnmG; protein product: MGRVFDVVVVGGGHAGAEAAAAAARCGARTLLLTHRLDRLGEMSCNPAIGGVGKGHLVREVDALDGLMGRAADAAGIHFKLLNRSKGPAVRGPRAQADRALYRAAIQGLLRTTSGLTLQEGVAEALERDRDGGIAAVVTGEGERIGCGALVVTAGTFLRGEMHLGPERLPAGRHGDPASIGLALALAALNLPVRRLKTGTPPRLDGRTIDWAGIDAQPGDDPPEPLSWMTERITNPQVVCGITATAPGTHAIIRASLDRAPIYTGQIQGAGPRYCPSIEDKVVRFAERERHQIFLEPEGLDDPTVYPNGISTSLPREVQEAVIASIPGLERARILRHGYAIEYDHLDPRALRPSLEVRAVPRLFLAGQVNGTTGYEEAAAQGLLAGVNAAHRAGGGTEPRVLLRTEAYAGVLVDDLVTQGVTEPYRMLTARAEHRLRLRADNAGLRLTERGLDWGCVGPERAARHRAFAAATTAALARARAETATPAALLAAGLPVNQDGIPRTPLEVMALPAARGTALEKAFPWLRDLQPGILAQLETEALYAPYLARQAAEFAALEREERLRIPEDVDFAAIAGLSTEMRQRLSAARPATLGAASRVPGITPAALVALAGHLRRGASLARAGAA
- the rsmG gene encoding 16S rRNA (guanine(527)-N(7))-methyltransferase RsmG, with amino-acid sequence MRAPDPTVSRETEARLDGFLSLLLRWNARINLVAERDAETLRARHVADSLQLLPLLPVGDGEAADLGSGGGFPGLVLAIANTARPWNLVESDRRKAAFLTAAAGELGLAHVRVHTRRIEAVTLPPLALVTARALAPLPLLLGHAARLLAPGGTALFPKGRSAAAELAAAEAEWTMHTERFESRTEPGATILRITELRRAER
- a CDS encoding ParA family protein, whose protein sequence is MPSAERGAADRGGAGPRRIALANQKGGVGKTTTAINLATALASTKRVLLLDMDPQGNASTGLGVPRNARGAGSYALLVGDRPLADLIRPSQIPGLDLLPADNDLAGAEIEMVGMEDRERRLAQALARGGPALSRYDYLLIDCPPSLGLLTLNALVASQSVLVPLQTEFFALEGISQMTRTVERVKRLNPALALDGIVLTMFDRRNNLSELVARDVRSFFKDRVYDTVIPRNIRVSEAPSHGLPVILYDVRSAGSQAYIQLAAELLKRDRARARAQKADAKPAGATK
- a CDS encoding ParB/RepB/Spo0J family partition protein, whose protein sequence is MGLSALLGDEPASAAASAVPQSLPVEVLEPGPFQPRGPMDPEALAELAASIREHGVLQPILVRPKPGAGGQYEIIGGERRWRAAQAARLHEVPVVVREMDDRAAMAAGLVENLQREDLNALEEAEGYRRLTEEFGLRPEALGNAVGKSRSHVANTMRLLGLPPSVRQMLGRGSLTAGHARALLTAPDPVRLAEQVVTRGLNVRQTEALAAAGERPRAGRRQPDADTRALERELSERLGLRVAIEHGGRGGKVTISYRDLDQLDGIVRLLQA
- a CDS encoding response regulator, with product MCDVLVLEDDDLVLDVMVQALEDAGYAVRMAEHGDEALELLASNPCRLMLSDINLGEPMNGFDVVERARAAQPELRVIYLSGMPSNWAGRAFDERTRRLNKPFSFDELLRAIQEMGVWPSQPPALGLERSSF
- a CDS encoding NAD(P)/FAD-dependent oxidoreductase encodes the protein MEQSAEPEILVIGGGPAGSTAAALLAKSGRDVVLVEKEAHPRFHIGESLLPRNLDILERLGMLQAVREMGVHKPGAEFVSDRTGRSCAFPFAHALNRARTHSWQVRRSEFDAALFSNARRLGATALEETRVTDIAFGAGGERSTVTARTKEGVALTFRPRFVLDASGRDTFLAGKLRLKESNKHNNTAAMYAHFTGVERREGELDGYISIHLAEDGWFWLIPLPGDVMSIGFVGNQAAWKGRKGTAQELFMQRIASSPTVSARTRGATMTSEIYSTANYSYRATSGSGEGYLMIGDAFGFVDPMFSTGVLMAMTAGELGAKAAETWLQDPVRGAAACRAVNTELARAMDRIGWLIYRINDPVMRSLFMAPKNTLWMRDGIINMLAGNLAGGRFGDPRAVLPILSFKAVYHTLSWLHRRGMGPEMPEKAPEKASAMVAAE